In Halapricum desulfuricans, a single window of DNA contains:
- the glmS gene encoding glutamine--fructose-6-phosphate transaminase (isomerizing): MCGIIGAVGRDDDTLDVLVHGLSKLEYRGYDSAGVALADESVDICKQAGEIDELRAALEGRSIGGSVGIGHTRWSTHGPPTDENAHPHQDCSGDVAVVHNGIIENYQQLRDELVSAGHTFRSDTDTEVVPHLVEEQLRGGADPEAAVRAALDRLEGSYAVAVVIAGVERIFAARNDSPLVLGLDDEAAASDGGEQRGSAYYLASDVPAFRDHTDRVVYLDDGEFAVLGADGWRVTTLAGEPVEKRVDTVDWDPEETGKSGYDHYMLKEIHEQPRSLRQSLSERVDELGGSVDVGELADLNPRGVQFVACGTSYHAALYGAELFRQAGIPAQAFRASEFATSPPPIGDALVIGVTQSGETADTLSALREAQRRGARTLGVTNVVGSTVARESDHVFYIRAGPEIGVAATKTFASQLASLNLLALGMTSTDGAREIISALRDLPGQVQEVLDASAAREVAETYVESDAYFFIGRELNYPVALEGALKLKEITYKHAEGFAAGELKHGPLALVTDQTPVFAMVTGDGELAQKTIGNVKEIEARNAPVVAVTDGQSDVERYADHVLRIPETHPRTAAVLSNVQLQLVAYHTAALLNRSIDKPRNLAKSVTVE; encoded by the coding sequence ATGTGCGGGATCATCGGTGCCGTCGGTCGCGACGACGACACGCTTGACGTGCTCGTCCACGGGCTCTCGAAACTCGAATACCGCGGGTACGACTCCGCAGGCGTGGCGCTGGCCGACGAGTCGGTCGACATCTGCAAGCAGGCCGGCGAGATCGACGAGCTTCGGGCTGCACTGGAGGGGCGATCGATCGGCGGCAGCGTCGGGATCGGGCACACGCGCTGGAGTACGCACGGCCCGCCGACCGACGAGAACGCCCATCCCCATCAGGACTGCTCGGGCGACGTCGCAGTCGTCCACAACGGGATCATCGAGAACTACCAGCAACTCCGCGACGAACTGGTCTCGGCGGGCCACACGTTCCGGTCAGATACGGACACCGAAGTGGTTCCACACCTCGTCGAGGAACAGCTTCGGGGCGGTGCCGACCCCGAGGCCGCGGTCAGAGCGGCCCTCGACCGACTCGAGGGGAGCTACGCCGTCGCGGTCGTGATCGCCGGCGTCGAGCGGATCTTCGCGGCGCGCAACGACTCGCCGCTGGTACTCGGTCTCGACGACGAGGCGGCCGCCTCGGACGGTGGCGAGCAGCGAGGCAGTGCCTACTACCTGGCGAGCGACGTGCCCGCGTTCCGCGACCACACGGACCGGGTCGTCTACCTCGACGACGGCGAGTTCGCGGTGCTCGGGGCCGACGGCTGGCGCGTCACGACGCTCGCGGGCGAACCCGTCGAGAAGCGGGTCGACACCGTCGACTGGGATCCCGAGGAGACGGGCAAGAGCGGCTACGACCACTACATGCTCAAGGAGATTCACGAACAGCCTCGGTCGCTCCGGCAGAGCCTCTCCGAACGGGTCGACGAACTCGGCGGCTCGGTCGACGTCGGCGAGCTTGCGGACCTCAACCCGCGGGGCGTCCAGTTTGTCGCCTGTGGAACCTCCTACCACGCGGCACTGTACGGTGCAGAGCTGTTCCGACAGGCCGGGATCCCCGCACAGGCGTTCAGGGCCAGCGAATTCGCCACCTCGCCGCCGCCGATCGGCGACGCGCTCGTGATCGGCGTCACCCAGAGCGGGGAGACCGCCGACACGCTCTCGGCGCTCCGGGAGGCACAGCGTCGTGGCGCGCGCACGCTGGGCGTGACCAACGTCGTCGGCTCGACCGTGGCCCGGGAGTCCGACCACGTCTTCTACATCCGTGCCGGCCCGGAGATCGGAGTCGCCGCGACCAAGACGTTCGCCTCGCAGCTGGCCTCGCTGAACCTGCTCGCGCTGGGCATGACCAGCACCGACGGCGCTCGCGAGATTATCAGCGCGCTGCGGGACCTCCCGGGTCAGGTACAGGAAGTGCTCGACGCATCGGCCGCCCGCGAAGTCGCCGAGACCTACGTGGAATCGGACGCGTACTTCTTCATCGGGCGCGAGCTGAACTACCCGGTCGCGCTGGAAGGCGCGCTGAAGCTGAAAGAGATCACGTACAAACACGCCGAGGGCTTCGCCGCGGGCGAACTCAAACACGGCCCGCTCGCGCTGGTGACCGACCAGACGCCCGTGTTCGCGATGGTCACCGGTGACGGCGAACTGGCCCAAAAGACCATCGGCAACGTCAAAGAGATCGAAGCCCGCAACGCGCCGGTGGTCGCGGTCACTGACGGCCAGAGCGACGTCGAACGATACGCCGACCACGTCCTGCGAATTCCCGAGACTCATCCGCGGACAGCGGCGGTCCTTTCGAACGTCCAGTTGCAACTCGTCGCCTACCACACGGCGGCACTGCTGAACCGATCGATCGACAAGCCGCGCAACCTGGCAAAGAGCGTCACTGTCGAGTAG